One window of Serinus canaria isolate serCan28SL12 chromosome 3, serCan2020, whole genome shotgun sequence genomic DNA carries:
- the MCFD2 gene encoding multiple coagulation factor deficiency protein 2 isoform X1 → MVSREWCPARAQPGACSTAETRPREITMAQRMFRTHLLFCFALAAFFISALAEEHVGESQHPNIRLDKNLVQDKEHIMEHLEGVIEKPESEMSPQELQLHYFKMHDYDGNNLLDGLELATAISHVHKEEGGEHTQAMKEEELISLIDDVLRDDDKNNDGYIDYAEFAKSLE, encoded by the exons ATGGTGTCCCGGGAATGGTGTCCAGCCCGCGCCCAGCCCGGAGCCTGCAGCACGGCGGAGACCCGCCCGAGG gAGATCACAATGGCCCAAAGGATGTTTAGAACACATTTGCtattctgctttgctttggcTGCATTCTTCATCTCTGCCCTAGCTGAGGAACACGTAGGAGAGAGTCAACATCCAAATATTCGCCTTGATAAGAATTTGGTACAAGATAAAGA aCACATCATGGAACACCTGGAAGGTGTTATTGAGAAACCAGAATCTGAGATGTCTCCACAAGAGTTGCAGCTCCATTACTTCAAAATGCATGATTATGATGGCAATAATTTGCTAGATGGGTTAGAACTTGCTACTGCTATCTCACATGTCCACAAAGAG GAAGGTGGTGAACATACTCAAGCAATGAAGGAAGAAGAGCTGATTAGTCTAATAGATGATGTCTTGAGAGATGATGACAAGAACAATGACGGATACATTGACTATGCAGAATTTGCAAAATCACTGGAATAA
- the MCFD2 gene encoding multiple coagulation factor deficiency protein 2 isoform X2, whose translation MEHLEGVIEKPESEMSPQELQLHYFKMHDYDGNNLLDGLELATAISHVHKEEGGEHTQAMKEEELISLIDDVLRDDDKNNDGYIDYAEFAKSLE comes from the exons ATGGAACACCTGGAAGGTGTTATTGAGAAACCAGAATCTGAGATGTCTCCACAAGAGTTGCAGCTCCATTACTTCAAAATGCATGATTATGATGGCAATAATTTGCTAGATGGGTTAGAACTTGCTACTGCTATCTCACATGTCCACAAAGAG GAAGGTGGTGAACATACTCAAGCAATGAAGGAAGAAGAGCTGATTAGTCTAATAGATGATGTCTTGAGAGATGATGACAAGAACAATGACGGATACATTGACTATGCAGAATTTGCAAAATCACTGGAATAA